A region of Salvelinus alpinus chromosome 24, SLU_Salpinus.1, whole genome shotgun sequence DNA encodes the following proteins:
- the LOC139552376 gene encoding putative nuclease HARBI1 isoform X1 has translation MKAQNCVFLSALTMACPFVRDVVDEEALVLRRAFRRERVFRDRLDPLAFPDDHLYERYRFSADGIRYLCRLLGPRIKHRTARSHALSVEQMVCVALRFFASGAFLYSVGDAEQLNKATICRTIRSVCLAIKALADVFISFPGHRRLCDIKEEFYRIAGFPNVIGAVDCTHIRIKAPSGAHEADFVNRKSFHSINVQMVCNADCVISNVVAKWPGSVHDSRIFRASEIYQCLSQGEFSGVLLGDRGYGCQPFLLTPFTDPQEAQQAYNHAHARTRARVEMTFGLLKARFHCLHKLRVSPVRACDITVACAVLHNVACLRKERAPRVPPAMDWDNPAIFPDDDSGRLLRDQYVLNYFS, from the exons atgaaggcccaaaattgtgtgttcctttctgctctgacaatggcatgcccattcgtgcgagatgtggtggatgaagaagcacttgtgctgaggagagccttcaggcgagaaagggtcttcagggaccggttggacccactggccttccctgatgaccatctatatgaaagatacaggttttctgcagatggcatcaggtatctatgcagactactgggtcccaggattaagcaccgcactgcacggagccatgcactgagtgtggagcaaatggtttgtgtggccttgcgcttttttgctagtggagccttcctgtactcagtgggggatgcagaacagctgaacaaggccacaatttgccgcacaataaggagtgtgtgtctggctatcaaagcattagcagatgtcttcatctccttccctggccacagaagactctgtgacatcaaagaggagttctataggattgcag gtttccccaatgtcattggtgcagtggactgcacacacataaggataaaagccccctcaggtgcccatgaggccgattttgtgaataggaaatcctttcacagcattaatgttcag atggtctgcaatgctgactgtgtgatcagcaatgttgtggcaaaatggcctggctcagtccatgactccagaatctttcgggcctctgaaatctatcagtgcctatcacaag gtgaattctctggtgtgttgctgggagacagggggtatggctgccagccttttctcctgacacctttcacagacccccaggaagcacagcaggcctacaaccatgcccatgccaggaccagggccagagttgaaatgacctttggcctcctgaaggcacgctttcactgccttcacaaattaagggtcagccctgttagggcatgtgatattactgtggcttgtgctgtcctccacaatgtggcctgcctgaggaaggagagggcccccagagtgccaccagccatggactgggacaatccggcaatcttccctgatgacgacagtggtcggctgctgagggaccaatatgtgttgaattattttagttag